A region of the Silene latifolia isolate original U9 population chromosome 9, ASM4854445v1, whole genome shotgun sequence genome:
TGTTAATAGACCagggttcttctttgactatgatgttgattctgacggtagccttagtaaagctatatgggccgatggaatcgctagaaggaactactcagtttttggggatgcagtgtcgttcgatccgacgtattccaccaataagtatgacaTGTCCTTCACAGCTTTCACCGGGGTTGATAATCATAAACAATCAGTCACTTTCTGCGGAGCGCTTGTTGCTCATGAAGATGCAGACTCGTTTAAATGGGTTTTCACCCGTTTTCTGGCTGCGATGGGTGGCAAAGAGCCTAAGTACATTATCACCGATCAGGATCCTGGTATTCTTAAAGTGGTGCCATTGGTGTTCAAGACAGCGCGCCGCCGATATtttatgtggcatatcatgaacaaggtGCCAAGCAAGTATGGAATGACGAGAGATAATTATTCAGTGTTTCTAAAGAAATTGAATGCCATAATATGGGATGAAGACATTGAAGCGGCAGAgttcgatgcaaaatgggaagaaatTGGCAGGGAACACAATGTTAATAACATTGACTGGTTCCAAGAAATGTACGCTAAAAGGAAGCAGTGGGTTATGGCTCATTGTAGGGACCTAGATATGAGGGGCGTTATGAGGACaacccaaagatcagagagcgaaaatagtttttttaagagatttgagagtAAGTCAGGAACATTAGTTGAGTTTTCAATGCGTTTTGACAGCGCGATGGACCAGCAAAGACACACACATAAATAGATTGACAACTGTAACAGACACACTTTCCCTGTAATATCAACGCATCTAGCTATCGAAGTGCACGGGGCGCAAGTGTACAGTCataatgtaataccccgtattttatataatcgattaaacagatattattatatattagtattatacattttatattggttgcatcgtaatatcgtgaatgttattaagtcgggtttatatcgtatatgttgagtcgggctacatcacattttgtcttttgggtcaagaattacccatctacatttacccaacgaccatacccgtttaacccatttgccctacccggaacatgtaaccaccatttaccctaaacctaatctaagagccgctctccctctcccctcttttcattttatcattcataaaaccatttctaaacctagagaaagggagaggaagaagaattgtcgagccttttatttgattgaagatttctcatcgatttcaacctaattcgatttccctgtttgtaagtcgatttcattccattgtttatactattttaaaATGTTCgacttcaaaaagtttgaaaagagagtcctttttatttgatgtctagtttatgcatataaaatctcgtagtcaaattctttatggtttgtcctaggtgatttatttatgaacatgtcgctgaaaagtccgcgaatctgatttggttgtggaaaatgatttgaaaccctaatttttatgtcgattcagttatgaggcttatTTATACATCATATTTGTagagtctagatgataataggatttggaattactgcaaaataatgttttaaactcgttttatgaatcaatactttttatgcgacggtttctgtcagtttttggaaatcagtctgaaaactcttgataagtttggaatttgagaaaaacacgttagatataattggtagctaagactcatggggttccaatccaattggccttgtattaatttgatttttctggaattagttatgtattttattccgagtctgtcatgtgctggaaaatcaggaaaaatcgtgtttgttctttaagttgatattcctattaagttatgatgagtctaggttatgtgcatgattatttgattgagtaggtgataattatacataattatgttatgtaggtgatggatatgtgaaggatcataattgattgcttgtgtgcttggattgcaaaaaggtagggaaatacacttgacttattatcgttgttgttgaattgtgttgacttgtttgtgtttcatatgaccaaactgtgaacgttgacgtgattcgtggttgttgattcatgttatgattcatattctggaatgtgcttgactgaattgatcgtattgagtatattatcacaacattcggtaaccggcatgattatatgatttaccagttcaatgacatacatattgtgttgcattaatttcttgagcattcatatgcattggagatggaggatgttgtggtgacgtggtgtggtgatgatgatgttgtgataaggcccaggcgggttctgcaggacttgccctggtgtcctcagctgcagATCGgttacggtcgatatatagtctaccggggatcggtatggctgggcgttccgggttatgagatatgagttgagatggaggtggaggtgacggaggagcatgcatatcatattttgttgtttcattgtattccctactcaacctcgtggttgaccatgtgtattcgtgaacacctgtgacgatccaaatattggggagcagacttgacaggtttatgagataggatgggagcttgatgggcgtgagacactggatcagaagacttagtagctagatcatcatttagaagactttcacttttatttatgttagttctttgtaatttgatgtaaatgaggttttgtaaaaagttaagttaaagaaattatgtagtttgccttggagtttaatttgttattcactacctcgggaaaccgagatggtaacagtccggtttattagggaatgtcttgctagaggctcctttataaatcggggtgttacaaagtggtatcagagcgaacgatcctcgggcctaaaccaatgaacccaatgaacgtaggatgtgtctaaataaaatgaacccctgggaataaactgttaggagctcacagtgcggttaagaagacgcccttaatgcgtgcttttttgccctctcagttttgaaccaggtaacccgagataaattgagtgaatgtggtagttagaaggaaaaccttggatataatcgagttgatgtataccttgagacccatatattctaaccattctgcaggacaacgttacggtaagtattttgtatgaatgatgacgtgatcatatgatgttgtggagatgagaaataaatttccgtgttcaggttgataatcaatgaagtgttagattgtggtaatcgtgagcgtgaaaataattgcgaattgatgatatttatctggatggatgttgaatgacgtgttgatagtgctattatgtctagcgatatgcggttatgtgatcccgaagccatgctagtatagtattatgatagtaatcagaaacactattgaattgcatgtttctagtcatagcaatcgtgatttagatgtaaggagtagatcgatatgcgaagggattctatgggatagatgtttacgtaagtacaagtgtgagatttaagttgggatgggttagtatacatagtatgctcataagagcttgtaacatagtaaagaatgacctagtgctgaaactcgttttgtttgattttactctttaattgaccttactgccatttcttttctgtttaatgcctatggatgaaaattttatgagagatagcctcgtgagttagtgttcatttggcgttggtttcatgctgaTAGGATATACgtattaggagtaataaatattttagtgggctgtggtcaggaagttcctgtgcagtgatgttttgaccaacgattttgtaaaaatcctcatttaaattgtattaataatttttgcataattccaactccatcgatcagaagattcacatatgttttcaaattgataagccacgaaaattcttgttGTCTCTATAtcaaatggtaagttttgcaaaccgacccaagtttcggaccaattgctgtcacatacttgtttagaccaactgagttgtaaaatccttaaaattgaattcttgagctttggacctcattctttttctcacgaattattaactctctgtatgttataaaaagtaagataactcaagttttcgttgaacggttatttattcgtgatttttggaagttacaacgtgaatcataacttttaaaatgtgaattctatgttgcgttttcatacagttgttcgattatttcatgagccttattaatgtgaaattatagtgtccttatatgaagatagtagcacacatattcattggttatgtatcttaacaagtgataaaaaaaaaaattaaagtttagtttataacattgttggcatgatagtatgagtggaattgaatagcttaatctgatccttaatcgagggtgaaatattttatacgagtccagttgttgcatattttatatatgtttggcatgttgtaatatctctggtgtgttcatcatatttgtatagtggtcgaatatatataaatataaaactatattgtcatatcttggtaaagttggtggcgttaaattttaacttgattgttctaatatactcgcgtgaatatttataataattatgtttaaatattTACATAtcgatggtagtaatgagtatgtctaaatgttcacacatgtaggatgtcatctgagttctcatgtcttttatgtgagtctgtgtgcctatagttatacttattactttcattgcattaatttatttcagttgaacctaaacttatgatatgataataaaatagtgttgttgttccttattggatatgttcatagttgtattgtcatgaaatgctaaggtgattgttgcaattgtcacgatatttgaaatatagttgatatagttacgatatagttacgatatttgaaatatattctcgaaccgtcgaattataatgagataaccctttgatgattcacgtgtcatgcgtatgtttaaatgatagtcgttataattacgtttaattgagccacgagttgcctatttgttcaaaccgtgcaaaccagagaacttgttcaccttactaatattttgtcatagataatgtttacaagttatatgatggtatatgtacatgtttaagttgtttatgcgatatcttttatttttgctgaaaacgaattatactgagttgatggatacaattgaatggtatggttgctaaaatgttaaacatatgtgtgatatggaagtaattttgttgttattgtgaatcatataactattaatactcaattgtaatttcagttgtttgacttctacattattaagttaattactcatgacacacagtcgatggttccgtaaggagtttaactgggaattttatagtgtgcctccgatctaaactaataatcttcttatattgactatatggttagactcttttctagttcttatgacgtgataaatcgttttaaaatttaacatgtaattgagttggtacttatacttttgtgtgaccatgcaacctgtgataaatagatctgtaataaagaggtaaaattttcattgaacacagttaatttgtagttacttgctttacattatggtacgaatcgtatgctttgatgagacgtcaccagggaatgtgttcTATCTAAAAGTTCTCCGATTAAatgctgtagtcgtgttagccgtgaatatagccgagtaaagaagtgcaactaaaatcctgatgttgaggtaatagtcgttcattagtaaagataggactgaaatgaataagatgaacctgtaaattacgatatatgagtcgacacctaagcttgtattgtttgaaggaattgagttaagtttatctgataTTGAGTTAagtggattctatggacggcttttttataagatttatgttaagaaagttattcaccgtccagtatgaaagtaaaagttttgaaaatgaagttaaattttgtcgtgtgaatataaattcggaatgagatttccagccagtgtctgattgtatggtttcatgatatttgctagtctgaaggaatgaagctagaacggagtcacaaatagtggattaatttagtcatgttgttcgttcatgtagtgaattggtgggttgtggttagttacgaatgtcaaaacgggaaatgtaatgtggtgatttaagtgagttgtgtgttaacatggtatgttgatattagcatgatatgtaatgaatatttgtaaaattggtgtagttaagtacatttaatcttttatgtcattgtgttgggtgcagtttaaatatatttaacaccaagaacaaaattttatgtatgatagtcttgtatgttaactttccaatatcgctgtttactcgcttggttgactcgaccaataagtttgtaaaatttgccaatcaatgtgcgttcgtcattcgtgaataaatcccaaaccctttgttatgaggattaaagaTATTTCTAGGACGATAAGTGctgcgaaactggttgtcttcattttatgggtgattctatgtcttgacctaaatctgtacagttatgtaaaggaatgtcagactggacctattaggttacaaattttcataaatcgatttattaagttttgaccataattcttttcttatgttgattgattccctttgtttctaaggtatgagattacaatgattagtgaaatgaataattactaatgatttttactggtaaccttgtaaagcattgttccattcataatttgattattcacatgaataaatgttaccaatatttcttggaaaatatgctgccacgagccggataggattatcgtggtatgttacgttagtgatcttgcttagtaaccttgatgaaacgatgttatttgacatgaaccatatgtgagcacctaagcatcttcatctttgtaacctgagtagtaatgtataaattagattgacaagcagatcctgtgaatgttattgcatgtattgattgatatgaagagtgtttagattaatactgaaatgtcttaagttattcaacgtggcttttgctccgatccgtggcgatgtgctgtagcagcagtaactgtagcttccttgagagagcttgtatattgattgtctttagtagggattagttaacttgagcgcgagttgtgaatcttttatcctctttcagttgttagcagtagtttgagaacttttgttataataatgaaggttacggggacgtaaccatgtttaaggagggtaggattgtaaaatctttatactttcatgtgtgatttctcagtttggctatattggttatgcgttgtgtgggttatgttggagtgttacatgatgtgtttctgttatggttaaacttcggggacgaagtttattttaaggagggtggaatgtaatactgcgtttaatattcaatttggtgggtgccttacatacttttgtatatgcgtttcataattcgtttgcgttggttggtagagagggtaaacttcgggatgaagtttcttttaaggagggtagactgtaataccccgtattttatataatcgattaaacggatattattatatattagtattatacattttatattggttgcatcgtaatatcgtgaatgttattaagtcgggtttatatcgtatatgttgagtcgggctacatcacattttgtcttttgggtcaagaattactcatctacatttacccaacgaccatactgatcgtttaacccatttgccctacccggaacatgtaaccaccatttaccctaaacctaatttaagagccgctctccctctcccctcttttcattttatcattcataaaaccatttctaaacctagagaaagggagaggaagaagaattgtcgagcctttcatttgattgaagatttctcatcgatttcaacctaattcgatttccctgtttgtaagtcgatttcattccattgtttatactattttaaagTGTTCGATTTCAAagagtttgaaaagagagtcctgtttatttgatgtctagtttatgcatataaaatctcgtagtcaaattctttatggtttgtcctaggtgatttatttatgaacatgtcgctgaaaagtccgcgaatctgatttggttgtggaaaatgatttgaaaccctaatttttatgtcgattcagttatgaggcttcttcatacatcatctttgtagagtgtagatgataataggattttgaattaatgcaaaataatgttttaaactcgttttatgaatcaatactttttatgcgacggtttctgtcagtttttggaaatcagtctgaaaactcttg
Encoded here:
- the LOC141600709 gene encoding protein FAR-RED IMPAIRED RESPONSE 1-like, with amino-acid sequence MSFTAFTGVDNHKQSVTFCGALVAHEDADSFKWVFTRFLAAMGGKEPKYIITDQDPGILKVVPLVFKTARRRYFMWHIMNKVPSKYGMTRDNYSVFLKKLNAIIWDEDIEAAEFDAKWEEIGREHNVNNIDWFQEMYAKRKQWVMAHCRDLDMRGVMRTTQRSESENSFFKRFESKSGTLVEFSMRFDSAMDQQRHTHK